ATGGAACATTTGGGGCAGAAGCGATTATTCTGTTAATTAATACTGACGATCTATTTGGCACTGCACCGACTTCCATCCCCGTAGGGCGCGATCGCTTTTATCCTAATCAATATCCTCCCCTCGCTATCGTCGAAGCCTTTACCCGCTTCGTTTTGCCCTATGAGTCTCCCCCAGAAATGGCACAAGTTCGAGCCGAAAAAGGCGATCGCGTGGGCTTTAATTTACAAGCCATTCAGGACATTCACAGCTACGCCCAAGAAAATCAGGCCCAAGTCCTCCTAGCCATGACTCCCCTCAAGCGCGAACTCGGAGAACCCGGCCCTAGAGACTATGAACTCAAAGCCAGGAAACGCCTTTCAGCCCTCACCGAAGAGCAACAAATCCCCTATATTGACTTTTTACCTATTTTTAACGCTCAAGAGAACCTAGATAGCCTTTATCGAGACCACATCCACCTCAATTACCTTAGCAACCAATTAGTTACACAAAGCCTATCGGATCGATTAAAAAGTATGGGGGTAATGGGTAATATCAAGTCCCCTTAATCAACCCTAATTAAGAAGAGAGCAAATCATCCGTAGTGGACTGTTTCACCTAAAATAGGGCTTTGTTTGTAGTAAGCACGAAGAGTGCTTAAAAGCCTAGCTGGAGATTGCTCAAGCCCTCACTACAAACAAAATCTATTGCACCATTTTAGATGAAACGATCCCGTAGGGTGCGTTAGTGGAAGCCTAACGTACCGAGCAATCTAGCAGTAACTTTGCAGTAACATAGACGTGGAGATAGAAGCCGGGTTTCTTAGAACATCGCGGGGGCAAGCCATATGACGATAACT
This sequence is a window from Roseofilum reptotaenium CS-1145. Protein-coding genes within it:
- a CDS encoding SGNH/GDSL hydrolase family protein, whose amino-acid sequence is MGQIKILLLIGAIALGLFTFLEVALRALFGLGKPLIYKVDPEIGYLLAPSQTTRRFGNRITINQYSMRSPEISEQPEPGTQRILLLGDSIANGGWWTDQEQILSNLIGNKLKEESSKPVEVLNISANSWCPRNEIAYLRQYGTFGAEAIILLINTDDLFGTAPTSIPVGRDRFYPNQYPPLAIVEAFTRFVLPYESPPEMAQVRAEKGDRVGFNLQAIQDIHSYAQENQAQVLLAMTPLKRELGEPGPRDYELKARKRLSALTEEQQIPYIDFLPIFNAQENLDSLYRDHIHLNYLSNQLVTQSLSDRLKSMGVMGNIKSP